One genomic window of uncultured delta proteobacterium includes the following:
- the gcvH gene encoding glycine cleavage complex lipoylprotein (Evidence 2a : Function of homologous gene experimentally demonstrated in an other organism; PubMedId : 1802033, 8219277, 8375392; Product type lp : lipoprotein): protein MNNPEDLLYAATHEWVRIEGEEAVIGITDFAQEQLGDITFVDLPSVGTILEAGQEMGSVESVKAASEIYAPVSGEVVECNTDLDASPEVINESPYDGGWMIRVKLATPPSGLMSAEEYEEHAQNEAH, encoded by the coding sequence ATGAACAACCCCGAAGATCTTTTGTACGCCGCCACCCACGAATGGGTTCGTATCGAGGGTGAAGAAGCTGTGATCGGCATCACGGACTTCGCCCAGGAGCAACTGGGGGATATCACGTTCGTCGATTTGCCCTCGGTCGGCACCATTCTGGAAGCCGGGCAGGAAATGGGGTCCGTCGAATCGGTCAAAGCCGCCAGCGAAATTTACGCTCCCGTATCCGGGGAAGTCGTTGAATGCAATACCGACCTTGACGCCAGCCCCGAGGTTATCAACGAATCTCCTTACGACGGCGGCTGGATGATCCGGGTCAAACTTGCCACGCCTCCTTCCGGCCTCATGAGCGCGGAAGAATACGAAGAACACGCGCAAAACGAAGCGCACTGA